In Maniola hyperantus chromosome 20, iAphHyp1.2, whole genome shotgun sequence, the following are encoded in one genomic region:
- the Fcp1 gene encoding RNA polymerase II subunit A C-terminal domain phosphatase isoform X3 yields MADKSMPISVPSEKPLKLVKWKVKEGAFVSHGQILFLYSDSSGDSGEIKKYKVTRAGTIVSIKVREGDIADPGSCIADLEECRHPTVMKEMCAECGADLRADEIQKHDVAVVPMVHSVPELKVSEELARKLGREDADRLLKDRKLVLLVDLDQTLVHTTNDNIPPNLKGVLHFFLRGPGNQGRWCHTRLRPKTEEFLESASKNYELHVCTFGARQYAHAIAELLDPQKKYFSHRILSRDECFDPRTKSANLKALFPCGDNMVCIIDDREDVWRHASNLIHVRPYSFFQSTGDINAPPPLPEEKPRFPRAKNGSQVPISKQMPNLDVEPEKDAKDIKDKDDKDKPIEGSNGIVLSEKLGSESDKPEVLDDKSESEQVDKLLEPPPCVWIETADGQIEVDDADDYLIYLEDILKRIHKQFYDIYDGMGQHQIPDLKFIIPEVKSKVLAGSSLVFSGLVPTHQRLETSRAYQVAKSLGAEVTQDYTEKTTHLVAVRSGTAKVNASKKMGEGKSNKLHVVTPEWLWTCAERWERVDERLYPLQRGGQRASAARALQQPAAAGAAPPHALRPLHGLPQPAAVLLQRRHR; encoded by the exons ATGGCCGATAAAAGTATGCCTATTTCTGTTCCATCGGAAAAGCCTTTAAAACTTGTGAAATGGAAAGTTAAGGAAGGTGCTTTTGTGTCGCAtggtcaaattttatttttgtacagcGATTCGTCGGGTGATAGTggtgaaataaagaaatataaagTAACACGCGCTGGCACTATTGTGTCCATCAAGGTGAGGGAAGGCGACATTGCAGATCCTGG AAGCTGTATAGCAGACCTAGAAGAATGTCGCCACCCGACGGTGATGAAAGAAATGTGCGCAGAATGCGGTGCCGATTTACGCGCCGACGAGATACAAAAACACGACGTTGCGGTCGTGCCTATGGTACACTCGGTACCTGAGTTAaag GTTTCTGAAGAGTTGGCTCGGAAACTAGGCAGAGAGGATGCCGACCGCCTCCTGAAGGATCGTAAGCTGGTGCTGCTTGTGGACCTCGACCAGACCCTGGTGCACACCACCAATGATAACATACCTCCTAACTTGAAG GGTGTCTTACACTTCTTCCTAAGAGGTCCAGGCAACCAAGGCAGATGGTGTCACACGAGGCTACGACCTAAAACTGAGGAATTCCTGGAGTCAGCCTCAAAGAACTATGAGCTGCATGTGTGCACGTTTGGTGCGAGGCAGTACGCGCATGCGATCGCTGAACTATTGGACCCTCAGAAAAAATATTTCTCACACAGGATACTATCGAGGGATGAGTGTTTTGACCCTAGGACTAAATCTGCCAATTTGAA GGCACTTTTCCCCTGCGGTGACAACATGGTATGCATAATAGATGACAGGGAAGATGTGTGGAGGCATGCTTCAAATCTTATTCACGTCAGGCCCTACTCATTTTTCCAGTCCACTGGAGACATCAATGCACCTCCACCTTTgc ctgAAGAGAAACCAAGATTTCCGCGTGCCAAAAACGGTTCACAAGTGCCAATAAGTAAACAAATGCCCAACTTGGATGTGGAGCCAGAGAAAGATGCCAAGGATATAAAAGATAAAGATGATAAAGATAAACCAATTGAAGGTAGTAATGGGATAGTTTTAAGTGAAAAATTGGGAAGTGAAAGTGATAAACCAGAAGTGTTGGAtgataaaagtgaaagtgaacaAGTTGATAAGCTTTTGGAGCCTCCGCCGTGTGTTTGGATTGAGACTGCGGACGGACAGATAGAAGTGGATGACGCTGAtgattatttaatatatttggAGGATATATTGAAAAGGATACACAA ACAATTCTACGACATATACGATGGTATGGGCCAGCATCAAATACCGGATCTCAAGTTCATAATACCGGAAGTGAAGAGCAAAGTACTGGCGGGATCCAGCTTAGTGTTTAGTGGTCTAGTGCCGACGCACCAACGATTGGAGACTTCTAGAGCCTACCAAGTAGCTAAGAGTCTAGGGGCAGAGGTTACTCAGGACTACACTGAGAAAACCACGCATTTGGTTGCGGTTAGATCTG GCACAGCAAAAGTGAACGCGAGTAAAAAAATGGGTGAAGGCAAAAGCAATAAGTTGCACGTAGTAACGCCAGAGTGGCTGTGGACGTGCGCCGAGCGCTGGGAGCGAGTCGACGAGAGGCTCTACCCTCTGCAGAGAGGGGGACAG CGcgcgtcggccgcccgcgcacTGCAGCAGCCCGCCGCTgccggcgccgcgccgccgcacgcCCTCCGGCCGCTTCATGGACTCCCTC